The following coding sequences are from one uncultured Desulfobacter sp. window:
- a CDS encoding glycosyltransferase family 2 protein encodes MKAQTISLAVITKNEAENIERMISSASFVDEVVVVDSGSTDNTQQLCRDMGAVVVEQEWLGFAGQKQFAFDQCTSDWILSLDGDEALSSELAQEIQSAVTRCDDTICAFSMPRLSFYLGRWIRHGGWYPDRKIRLIKRSKAQWQGIGLHEKLVVDGEVKPLSKDILHWVYKDISHQVKTIDNYSTTHADHAGKKGNLYLIWGLFHMAGKFFECYIWKRGVLDGLAGLVIAVNSTWYTFLKHAKVWEKYRQHG; translated from the coding sequence ATGAAAGCACAAACTATTTCTCTTGCCGTAATTACAAAAAATGAGGCAGAAAATATTGAACGGATGATTTCCAGTGCCTCTTTTGTCGACGAAGTTGTTGTGGTGGATTCGGGCAGTACAGACAATACACAGCAGCTATGCAGGGATATGGGGGCGGTGGTTGTTGAACAGGAATGGCTTGGTTTTGCAGGCCAAAAGCAGTTTGCCTTTGACCAGTGTACATCGGACTGGATTCTCAGCCTGGATGGTGACGAAGCCCTGTCTTCTGAACTGGCACAGGAAATTCAAAGCGCTGTAACCCGTTGCGATGATACGATCTGTGCTTTTTCAATGCCAAGGCTCTCTTTTTATCTTGGCCGCTGGATTCGTCACGGCGGCTGGTACCCGGACCGGAAAATCAGACTGATCAAACGGTCCAAAGCCCAATGGCAGGGAATCGGACTTCACGAAAAACTGGTGGTGGACGGTGAGGTCAAACCCCTTTCCAAGGACATTCTGCATTGGGTCTATAAAGACATTTCCCACCAGGTTAAAACCATAGATAATTATTCAACCACCCATGCGGACCATGCAGGGAAAAAAGGTAATTTGTATCTGATCTGGGGCCTTTTTCATATGGCCGGCAAGTTTTTTGAGTGTTATATCTGGAAACGTGGGGTTCTGGATGGGCTGGCTGGCCTTGTGATCGCCGTTAATTCAACCTGGTACACCTTTTTGAAGCATGCAAAGGTTTGGGAGAAATACAGACAGCATGGCTGA
- a CDS encoding lysophospholipid acyltransferase family protein, whose protein sequence is MNDDHIYHVLRLLILAMGRLPMCVADFCARFLGLLWYKVDARHRNITLDNLNLAFGDRKSAAQIEILAKTVFKNIVNILFEVAWTLKFDRQTFLNHFTINGLDYFKAVHARGKGVLVLLCHLGNFEMLIASIEPAEIKGYAIYRTLDFKPLDRLIKEGRKRFNVKVIPLKGAFKRAERILEQGGIVGSLLDQNVDWGQGPFVDFFGHPACTHRGFAQLALKTGSPVIPIYTVRKNRHFTIEIMPEIPLVETGDPIKDIEINTQNYTTVIEDLVRKHPDQYFWVHRRWKTKNYCPWPRDNGA, encoded by the coding sequence ATGAATGACGATCATATATACCATGTGTTGCGGCTGTTGATTTTGGCGATGGGTCGGCTTCCCATGTGCGTGGCCGATTTTTGTGCTCGTTTTTTAGGACTGCTTTGGTATAAAGTTGATGCACGGCACCGTAACATTACCCTGGACAATCTCAACCTGGCTTTTGGTGACCGGAAAAGTGCGGCACAGATCGAGATTTTGGCCAAAACCGTGTTTAAAAATATTGTGAATATTCTGTTTGAGGTTGCCTGGACTCTGAAGTTTGACCGGCAGACGTTTTTGAACCATTTTACCATCAATGGATTGGATTATTTCAAAGCGGTCCATGCCCGGGGTAAAGGAGTCTTAGTTCTGTTATGCCATCTGGGAAATTTTGAAATGTTGATTGCCTCCATAGAACCTGCCGAGATTAAGGGCTACGCCATATACCGCACACTGGATTTTAAACCCCTTGACCGGCTGATCAAGGAGGGGCGAAAGCGTTTCAACGTCAAGGTAATTCCGTTGAAAGGTGCTTTTAAACGGGCGGAACGCATTTTAGAACAAGGCGGTATTGTGGGGTCGCTCCTGGACCAGAATGTGGATTGGGGACAGGGGCCTTTTGTGGATTTTTTCGGGCATCCGGCATGCACCCATAGAGGCTTTGCCCAACTGGCACTGAAGACCGGTTCGCCGGTGATACCCATTTATACGGTCAGGAAAAACCGGCATTTTACCATTGAAATAATGCCGGAGATCCCGCTGGTAGAAACAGGCGATCCCATCAAGGATATTGAAATCAATACACAGAACTATACGACGGTTATTGAGGATCTGGTCAGGAAACACCCGGATCAGTATTTTTGGGTTCACAGGCGCTGGAAAACCAAAAATTATTGTCCCTGGCCCCGGGATAACGGCGCGTGA